The Marinomonas maritima genome segment TATGTCTTGGTTTTCTATTCCATGGATGAGGATGTCAGCTTCTTTTGAGGCTTGACTGGCGCAGCCTGATAACACTATCAGTAATACACTGATGCTAAATAAGCGAATCATAACGAATACCTTTGTAAGCTATATGGACTAAATGTGAACAAGTTTTTCATCAGTATAGGTTTCGATACTTACTTCTTCTACCCTCATTTGAGGGTGTTCCATCCGATATTATTTTTTCTTATCTGCTGCTTATAAAGATAGCGCGGTGTTTCTACTGGTCTAGAATATAAAAAACCGCCATCTCGCTAAGCCAGAGGGCGGTTTATATGACTCTAATTGTTTGCTTAGTTGCGAACCAATTACGCCCTACAGCGACTTTTCGCGCTTGCTCGTGGAGCAAGGGGCGTTGGTCGGTTCGGGTGTTGCTGAAGGCGGGTTATCCCTGCTATTTAATTACGAATCAAGTAATCAAACGCGCCAAGGGCGGCCGTTGCGCCAGATCCCATGGAGATGATGATTTGTTTGTACGGTGCGGTGGTGACATCACCGGCGGCAAACACACCTGGAATCGATGTTTGTCCGTGAGCGTTGATGACGATTTCGCCTCGATTCGTCAGTTCCAACGTGTCTTTTAAGAACTCGCTGTTTGGCACCAAGCCGATTTGCACGAAGATACCTGCCACATCCACAAGGTGGGATTCGTCAGTGGTACGGTCTGTGTATTTCAGGCCGATAACCCGTTGACCATCGCCGATCACTTCGGTCGTCATGGCATTTTTGATGATGGTGACGTTCGGTAAAGAATTGGCTTTTTTAATCAATACCGCATCGGCGCGCAAGGTATCAGCGAATTCAAAAACGGTCACATGTTCTACGATACCGGCAAGGTCTATCGCGGCTTCAATACCGGAATTACCACCACCGATAACGGCAGTTTTCTTGCCTTTGAACAATGGACCATCGCAGTGTGGGCAGTAAGCGACACCTTTGCCTCGGTATTCTTGTTCGCCGGGTACGTTCATTTCTCTCCAGCGTGCGCCAGTGGCTAAGATAACCGTTTTGCTTTTCAGTATGGCACCATTTTCGAGTTCGATTTCAACAAACTCTTTCTTTTCAAGACGAACCGCTTTTTGCGTTTTCATCAGCTCGACGTCGTAATCTAAAACGTGTTGTTCAAGACCTGCGACTAATTTTGGACCGTCGGTGGCTTTTACGGAAACGAAGTTTTCAATTGCCATGGTGTCAGCCACTTGACCACCAAAACGTTCTGCTACGACACCCGTACGGATGCCTTTACGCGCCGCATAAATAGCTGCCGCTGCGCCAGCGGGACCACCTCCTACAACGAGTACGTCGTATGGGGCTTTTTCAGATAAGGCAGATGCCTGTTTTTTGGCCGCGCCTGTGTCTACTTTGTTGAGAATTTCATCTAGGGTCATCCGACCTTGGCCGAATAATTCGCCGTTTAAATAAACAGATGGCA includes the following:
- the ahpF gene encoding alkyl hydroperoxide reductase subunit F; this encodes MLEANIKQQLGTYLQNIVNPIEITVSTNGSAKAEELLSLAREITEMKSDKITLSVNENAAGRAPQMAIGPLGQVPRVRFAGIPMGHEFTSLVLALLQAGGHPSKAAPATLEQIKGLDTELNFEVYISLSCHNCPDVVQAVNLMAVLNPKITATMIDGALFQDEVEKREIMAVPSVYLNGELFGQGRMTLDEILNKVDTGAAKKQASALSEKAPYDVLVVGGGPAGAAAAIYAARKGIRTGVVAERFGGQVADTMAIENFVSVKATDGPKLVAGLEQHVLDYDVELMKTQKAVRLEKKEFVEIELENGAILKSKTVILATGARWREMNVPGEQEYRGKGVAYCPHCDGPLFKGKKTAVIGGGNSGIEAAIDLAGIVEHVTVFEFADTLRADAVLIKKANSLPNVTIIKNAMTTEVIGDGQRVIGLKYTDRTTDESHLVDVAGIFVQIGLVPNSEFLKDTLELTNRGEIVINAHGQTSIPGVFAAGDVTTAPYKQIIISMGSGATAALGAFDYLIRN